GCCCTTTAGACACATCTCACCTGCACCTCTCTGTTCCTGTGTCTGGATCTGTCGCTTCCTTCCTCAAAAGCCTTCCTTGGCCCTCGTCAGGTAAGCAAGATAAATGTATTCCAAGGAACTCCTTCTTTCTTGAACTCTTATAAGTTTTGACCAAAATCTGCTTCATGGAAAGTAGCTGGAAGGGACCTCGAAGGTCATCTGATCAGAGGATTGTCAGTGGTTTCCCAAAATCTAAGCCACAAAAATCCTTGTTCAGAAAAGACCCACAGTGTTATGTTAGAACCCAAAAATGTAAGGCCTACCTAGATAATACATGAAATACATGTTTTACTTCTTTACTCTCGTAAATACATTTATGGTAGCTTCTTGTAAAATCCATTTGTTAGAGCAATTGTGGCATGCAGAAGCACACAAACATTTGAAAAAGGAATTTATAAAAGGCAGATGCCATTTGATATCTAAATCTAGCCCTGGTTTATTTTCTTTCGGTTGGACAATATGAGCAAACGCTGTGATTCAGAAAGATAAACAGAGGGGTATTTGCTTGTAACATATTATCTGCGCAGATGGGCCCAGGCCTGAATTTCACAAAGACAAATACAGAACAAAACTCCTGACCCCTGAAACACAGGCAGGAAGTTGAAATGTATGCAGAGAAAGGGCTGGAGAAATGTGGTTGGAAGGTCTCCTTCAAAGAAAGTTCCAGCACAAAGGTTGAACTCCGTGGAGGCCCTTTCGGTGCCTGTAACGTATGCAGCGAGTGATGCTGGAATAAGTTGAAGTCTGTTGTGTGCACAGAGGCCAGAGGGGGCTCCCCAGGCTCAGGATGGAACGGGGTCTTAGCACCCTTCCCAGGTGGCCCTTTCTGGTCTGGAGACATCGTCTAACCATTTGAAGACAGTTAGGAGGAGAGGCTCTCTCAGTGTCCTCTGTAAACTTCACTTCTGAGAAACCGGCATAACGGTGGCCCTCGGCGGTGGCCCCAGAGCGTCCCCCTCAGCTTCAGCCACACCCATCATCTCTCCAGAACAACGGCTGCGGCCGGTGGCCTGGCCGCTTTCTCATTTGTCGCCGCTTCCCTGGCCGCCTCTGTCCCAGGCTGGGCCGGTCTTGGCTGTGGCCTTTcccttttctcattttcctccccGTTAGGCAGGTTATACATGGTCGCCTCCCTGCCTCTTGGGCGTTTCCAGGTAAAGCTGCATCCCTGGTTTTATTAAGCTCCTTCGTGCTTTAAAACACACCCTTGGTCACCGGAAGACCTTGTTTGAAACCCCTggcgggctgggggcgggaggcGTGTTCGCCGTTAAATCAGCGACTTGGAAATCGGTTTTGAACTCCTCAAGCCCAGGACTCTAAGGTTGTGGtgacaaccgcccccccccccccccccccccccgtcctccaTTTCTCTGGAGGGTTAGCAGGACCGCACGGTGGGTGAATAGAGAGGCAAAGTCTCATCCCAGAGCAACAAGCATTTCCAGGAGGTTGGCTCTCTCACATTGAGGCCAGACATTCTTGTCAGGAGCAAAGGGAGACAGTATCGCCCCTGGAAACGGCAATTACCTTAATGAACTTGCTTCACCCAGAGGATCGATGCCTTGTGTGGGGATTAATTAAGGCCTCGGCGGCTGCGCTTGAGTGAGACGGGGAATGAGGGCTCGAGAGGCCGTGGGCAGCGCCACCCGGCCGAACACCAGTCCTGGGTTTAATGGGAATGTTCCACCTCATGGCTTTATTTATACCTGGTCCCCACTTCGGATCCTTTGTGCAAGCGGGCAGGATATGAATTAGAAATGAGTGTGTAAATGAAACATTGGATCGAAATGGGACAAGCCACACTGGCAGGGAAAGCAGTGAAGTAGGGTGTGATGAAAGCCCCAGCCGGCCTGTGTTTCACCTGCTCTTGCTGCCGCCCTGGCCGGCAATCAGCCACGGAAGGGGGGCGGCTGTGTTCTGACCGACGCCCTCCTTGACCAGACCCGAGCCAGGCTCCGCTGAGTCCTCCTCTCGATCCCGCTGTGTAAAGACTTGAGCAGACACTGACATCGTTCCCAACAGCTCAGGGCCGCACCCTAGGATGACCCCAGCCCCCCTTCAGTGCCCACCTGAGAAAACCCCTGAAAATGGGGCCTGTCTCCCGGTCCGCGGGAGGGGAGGAGCTCACTTTGATGAGTGCCAGTCAGCAAACCCAGATGGGTTTCACGTGGACCAGCCCTCCTCTCAGCTTTTTGCAATCTTCCTCTTCTGGGACTCACAgagccccccgcccgccctccctgctccctgtcctCCCTGGGCCGGCTCCTGCGGGCTGGGCGAGGGCAGCGGGGCTCTGGGAGGCGGCAGCGTGTGAGTCACGGCCCTCCGCGGCGCCCTCCATGTCTAACTGCTAAGCCCCGCTTCCTCATGTTCTCTGCCACGACAACCCAGCATCGGAAATCAGACACTTGTGGCTGTGCGGCTTGACTGCTGTGTTAGCACTTGGACGCCTGGCGGGCCAGCGCTCTGGAAATAAGCCCTCCTATTTTTAACACCCTTGCCTAGTTGGATGGTCTCTGGTTTCTGCCAGAGAAAACCCCAGGGCCCCGAGATGCACGCTGGAATTCAGAACGGTAAGTCTCGGTAAACAGGACCCCTCTCCCCACGTGTCCCCACATGCGTCCCAGAgacccctttcccttctcctccaggGTCCCTGCGGCCCCTGAGCTGCAGTCAGGGATCCTCGTGTTTTCTCGCAAGACAGGAAAAAGCAAGTTTTCAAAGAACTtttatttcaaaccacagtcaGAAAATACCCAGTTAAAGATGCTTCTCCGGCCTCAGAGAAGGCGAGGTCGGGGTCAGCTCACCAAACACAGTGCGTCTTGTCGCCAAGGACCGAGGGGCTGGCTGCTTGCCCCGGAGGACGCCCCGAGCTGGTAATGAGCACAGGGCGTCCCTGATCAGGCTCACAGGACAACGGCAGCCGGCCTATCAGACAGCTGGCGCCGTGGGGACGACTACGAGCTCCAGCGGGAGGTCGGGCCTTTGCAGACACCTGTGCACCTGCTGGGCCCGCCTCCTTCCCACCAAGGGCAGGCCTGGATCATGTCCACTTGCTGGACTCCCCAGGTGCCTGTCGCAGCCCAGAGAGGCGCCAGGGGAGGGGAAGCCGCAGCAGCAGTGTGGGTCAGGTGGGAACAGGAGAGATGTGACGCTCCCGCCTCCTTTCTAGAATGTTCTGGGCTGGGCTTCCTTGGGGGGAAAGCCCTGAGAGTCGCTGGGACCCCAGGAGGGCTAGTGTTCAGGCTCCGAGTCCATGCAGGACTCCCAGGGGTTCTGGGGCATGCGAGGCAGGGAGAagagcagcagggccaggccgCCCAGGAAGAGGAGGACGAAGGCAGAGCAGGCGCAGGCGAAGGACCAGGAGTAATAGTACTCGATCCAGACCGTGTCCTCGCTGTCGATCATGCGCTTCACCGACTGCCGCAGGACCTCCACCGAGACGAAGATGCAGAGACCTGAGGGCAGAGCGGGGACGCTCAGGGCCCCACCCGGCCTGTGCCCACCGTCGGGGGGCTTCCGCAGGGACAAGGGGGAGACCTGGCCGTGGGGGAGACTGTCTCGAGACTGGAGGTGCACGTGGGGACCTGCAAAGTGACCCGTCTGCCTGCTTAGCGCACGACTCGCTCAACCTCAGGGTAGCTGCGTTTCTTTCCTTCTTGTGCTAGTATTTGTTTGgattaatttaaaatgtgttaGTGACGGGCATTGCTCTCAGTGCTTGTGGATTAAATGGACAAATTGCCAACACCTCTCAGACCCACCGAGCGTTAGTGAGTCCTGACCGAGTCTGCTCCTGCGTGGAGCCCGGGAATTTCCCCAGACCTACATCTCAAggttggagggagggtggggggcagcagcCCTCACCCCGGACATCGCGCCCCCGGCCCGGGCTCACAGGCAGGTGCCCCCCCACCTGCAAAGGCGTAGAACATGGATGCCGGCCTCAGCAGGTAGTCCCGCTTCTTGGTGAAGGACAGGAGCACGCAGATGGTTCCCATGATGATGAAGACGAGGCTGAAGATGGCGATGGCGGCGGCCGAGATGCTGTACTCTGCAACACACACAGGGGCCGACGGGCACCTCAGCAGTGGCCTCGTCCTGGCCTCGGGTCACCGCTGGCTGTGCCGCCAACCGGGTGAGTGACACCACCATGGGTTATGATTCCCATTGCACATGTGGGAAGACTGAGGCCCCGAGAGAAGAAATCACTCAAGTCGCACACGAGTAGACTCAATTCTAACTCCCGGGCTGCACGAAACTgcaacccctcccccaacctccccaccagGCAGAGgactgggaaggggcaggaggcacATGGCTGGAGGCCTTTCTGGAGCAGAAACTTCCTGGGTGACAGGGTAGAAAGCAGCAGGCACTCGGTGGAGGGTGGTCTGTCCTGGGCTGACAGCAGCCTCTGGAAGGTGGCTTGTTACAGAGGATgggcgtatgtgtgtgtgtgtgtgtgtgtgtgtgtgtgtgtcaggtgTAAGCTTTGCGTGGTGTGTGTGAGACAGGTGTAAGAtttgcatggtgtgtgtgtgcatgtgtgtgtatgtgtgtggtgtgtgtgacaAGTGTAAGCtttgcatggtgtgtgtgtgtgacaggtgtaAGAtttgcatggtgtgtgtgtggtgtaagatttttgtgtggtgtgtgtgtgtgtgtgtgtgtgtgtgagacgtAAGAtttgtgtggggtgtgtgtgacaGGTGTAAGAtttgcatggtgtgtgtgtggtgttaagatttttgtgttgtgtgtgtgtgtgagacagatGTAAGGtttgtgtggggtgtgtgtgtgtgacaggtgtaagatttgcattgtgtgtgtgtggtgttaagatttttgtgttgtgtgtgtgtgtgagacagatGTAAGGtttgtgtggggtgtgtgtgtgtgacaggtgtaagatttgcattgtgtgtgtgtggtgttaagatttttgtgttgtgtgtgtgtgtgtgagacagatGTAAGGtttgtgtggggtgtgtgtgtgtgacaggtgtaagatttgcattgtgtgtgtgtgtgtatgtgacagATGTAAGAtttgcatggtgtgtgtgtgagacaggtGTAAGAtttgcatggtgtgtgtgtgtgacaggtgtaagatttgcattgtgtgtgtgtgtgtaacaggtGTAAGAtttgcatggtgtgtgtgtgtgtgtgtgtgtgtgtgtgacaggtgtaAGATTTGCATGGTGTGTGTGAGACAGGTGTAAGAtttgcatggtgtgtgtgtgtgacaggtgtaAGAtttgcatggtgtgtgtgtgtgtgtgtgtgtgagtgagacaGGTGTAAGAtttgcatggtgtgtgtgtgtgtatgtgtgtgagacaGGTGTAAGATttgcatggtgtgtgtgtatgtgtgtgtgtgtgacaggtgtaAGACTTGCCagagtgtgtgtgttagtgttGCACTGGAATATAAGGATCTACCAGAGTgagtgtgtgcgcacgtgtgtgtgcctgtgtgtgtgcatgcccacACTGTGTGCCGCCGTTCGTACACGTGCAGGTGTGGATCTGTACCCATGACGGAGGGGTGCATGCGAGCTCCATGGCTCCTAGAAGACCCCAGGGCACATGTGCTCGGGGCTCCTGGACTCTGATgcgtctccccccgccccctgccctcctgaTTCTTGGGGTGTGATCGATGGCGTGGGAGGGAATCAGTTCCCCACAGACTCTGACCCGCCAGCCGGAAACCCGTCCCAGGGATGGTGAGCGCGTGTCCCATTGCCCCCGCCCATGGACGGAGGCTGGGACACACCGGGGTGGCAGGGCTCCTCTCACCAGGCGCGGGGAAGTCGGGCTTTTGCGCCAGATGATTTCCTGCCTCAGCGGTGTGACCGCAGTCACTTCTCCCCGCCCTCCTGGCTTGACGCCCTGGGCTCACCTTTCTGAGTGGTGAATTCAAAGATCTCTGAGCTCTCGCCTGGGTTGAAATGCCGGAAGTAGGAACAGTTTTTCTCTGCAAAGGAGGAGACAACCTGTGAGGTGAGGGAAAAGGGCCCGTAGCTGAGGCAGAGGCTCGGCTGAGAGAGGGTGGTGTGATCCCACCAGGGTGGGTGGAAGGGAACCTCTGGGCTGGTGTCTTCTCCCCAAAACCTCACCCTGGGCTGAGACAAATACCTTTCTCTGACCCTAAGACCAAAATGTCACCAGGTTAAGGGGGTTGCATAAGAGGCTGGGAGATCCTCGGGGAGCCAAGGCTGATTGAGTCAAAGGTACAGACAGCacttggggactgagcccattAGGCAGATGGGGTAACTGAGGCTCAGGGCTCAAGTCATTTGTCAGGGGGGACAGGATACATGGTCAACAAAAGGCTACACAGTGGTTCGTCCGATGATATCTGCCAGGGACCTTGgccaatgtctggagacatttttgctgTTACAACTGGGCAGGGCTGCTAGtggcatctggtgggtagaggccGGGATGCTGCTACACATCCCTCTGCACAGAACAGCCTCTTGCATCATAGAGTTCTCCAGCCCCAAGTGCCAGTAGCACTGAGGTTAAGAAACCCTGGATCCCACCGAAGTCTAGAGCTGTGTGTCTCAGCACCAGGCCCACCCTGACTCACTGGCTTTTCAAAAGCTTCCCAGGAGATTCTGATGATCAGCCACATTGGGAAGCCCTGTGCCAGGCCCCTTCAAATGCCCCGCAAAGTGCTCTTCTGAGTGGGCCACCTGGAGGGACTTGGGTGAGGGCTAGAGAATCCATTCACGGGCCAAATGTGACCAGCAGGTTGTTTCATCGGACCCTCGACACCCGTGGCTGCAGAGGCAGCCCAGCCCAGACCTTCCCCGGCCGGCTGCTCGGTCTCCCTGGTAACTATCAGGAAAGCGGAAGAAGACCTGCGGACAGTAGGATGTTCTTTGATGGGGCAGCAGAGGAAGGTCTCAGAACAAAGAAATTCATGCCGACGTTAAGTATAATTTCAGGCATAATTTCTCTTCCGTTTTTCCTGTTCATCTCTCCTGTAACTAGACATACTATCAAATGAAAGGATAGTCCTATTGCATATTGAATACAGGTTAATATTATTTACTCTTGATTTAGGAAGTCGATGATTGGGTTATTTTATACTATCTTGTTTCTTTAAGAAAACTAAATCAAGTTGCTTTTTACTTGTGTGAGGCCCTTTATtgattgctttttctttattgattgttTAGAGCCTCTGGCTTTGCATTCATTTCTTGACCTTCAGGTTgtctttgcattttctttttttctgtgagtcctcaccggaggatatttttcctttttttttttttttttttggagagagtgggtgggagcggggagacagagagagagagagagaaacatcaacgtgtgagagagacacgtctattgctgcctcctgcacatgtacCGAccagattgagcctgcaaccaaggaacaggcccttgaccagaactgaacctgggactcttcagtccgtggGCGGAAGCtttattcattgagccaaacaggccaggctgTCTCTGCCTTTTCACAGGGCCACTGATGGAGACGCACCCGAGGTGGGTGCAGGCTTCCCTCTATCTGGCCCAAATCCTCTCATTGCCCCCGAAGCCTGTGgcctcccactcctccctcctcccccacctcagggTCACCGCTGCTCCCACGGTGGAGGAAGGAAATGGCCCCTGGAGACCAAGCCTGGCGTAGTGAGCAGCAGTGAATGTTCCGAGAGGTAAACCGCCCTCTCTTTGAGCTTCTATATTTAAATCGCTTTCCTTTTTATCTGAGTTACCTGGGGTGCCTGACACCGGTAAGTGGTGATGTCAGAGTCGAGctgctcttttctctctcacagcTTCCGGGGCTGTTTTAGAACATAATGCAGCCCTCTCATACTTGTTAGATTGTTCGCTATAGATTGTCTCCTGTCACTGCTTCAAAATGGCTGTGCTGTGTCCTAAGTCACCACAGGCCTCTCTCTGGACAAAGGAACATTCTGTTTCATTCTATAAGGGCCAATTTCAGGCGTCATTGAAAACCCTCTGAAAAGAATTGATTGAATTCAAGTGTATTTCACAGTCAGCTGCTTCTGTGACTACTCGCCATCCTCCAGTTAAAGGCGTTTGGAGCAgggagagggcggggcggggggagggggcatgggaTGAAGGCCCAGCTATGGGCGGTTCCGGGGTGCCGAGGCTACTCTCGCGCAGGGTGTGTTCGGGTTGTCAACCCCAGGAGATAGACACCAGGCCCCATTCTGGACAAACCGCTGCTGCCACTAGGCACTTGCTCAAAAGCTTTCTTAGCTCAGACACGGGGGGAACAGCATGTCTGGGAAGCCAGCCTGTGgattctggggggtgggggggattttCCCCTCAGTGGCCCAGGGGCAGTGttcctgtccctcccctccccaattaTATGCTCTCACACATGGCGAGGGGCACTCAGTGGGCAGGGCTCCCACTGAGGACATCTGGAAGTCTcagcttctctctcacatggctGAACTTAGGGCTTGAGGATGGACAGGCCAACCCTGTCCCCTCTCTTGGACTTAGCACGtgaggaaggcctgggaggggcataAGCTCGGGGCCCCATGGCTGCCCACTGGAGACCGACCACAGGCTCCTCTGTGGGCCCTGATGGCCCCAGCACGGGTGGGGTATGTCAGACCCAGTGCTCAGTCTGGACACTTCCGGCAGCAACAAGATGCTCAGTTAGGACCAATCAAGCCAGGCCTCTGCCACTGTCGCTCAAGACTTGCCCAGCATCCTGCCATGGTAATTGTGTGAATTCGGTCAAATTActcaacttctctgtgccttgttttccttatctgtaagatgGGATGATGATAATAGTATGGACCCCATAGAGGATTTTGTGAGAATTAGATGAGCTAAAATATATGTCATCCCACTGCCTCTGACCTTCATGGTTTTAGGAGGAAAAGTAGCTGTTTTTCTTAGTTAGAATTTCTTATATATGATGAGTCACTTGTTGCTCTCACAagagtctgtctttatttttggACTTATCTACCttttgaattatgatgtgtccagATTTTGATCTATCCTACTTGGAGTTCATTAAGCTTCATGGGTTTCTAGATGAATGTTTTCCATCAGATTTGGAAAAATGTTGACCATTATTTTTCATATGGACttcctgctcctctctctctccttcttctggGAGTACCCTTAGGTGTATATTGATACATTTCATTCTATCCCATAGGATCTgttaatttttcttcattatttctcCTGTCTGTTTCTCAGACTAGCTAATCTCAGTTGACCTATCTTTAATGTCATGGATTTGTTCCTCTACCTGCTCAGCTCTGCTATTGAACTCCTCTGGtgaattttttcatttcagttattgtacttCTCAACTCTAGAATTTCTATTAgaccctttaaaaataatttttatctttattctctACTTCATGAGACATCATTCTTAGCACACAAGGAAGGCCAGTGGTTTCTTCTAATTCCTTGAATATATCTAAAACAGGTGACTTAAAGTCTTGGTCTAGTAAGTCCAGTATCTGGGCTTCCTTAAGAATCTATTATTGACATTACTTTGCATgtcttgaaatattttaaaatttaaatttaaaactggAAAATTTAAACAATATAACGTAGCAACTCTAGAAATCAGATTCTAACCTTACCCAAGGATTGTTCCTATTTCTGTTTGTTATTGTGGTTTATTTAGtgactttctaaattaattttgtaaaactATATTCTTTGTCATGTGTGGCCACTGAAACCTCTGCTCAGTTAGTTTGGTGGTCAGCTCACAGAGATTTCCTAAAATTACTGGAACAAATACATCTCCCAGTATGTACTGAGGGGCTCTGTGCTTAACGGAGTGTGAAGCACTCCACTAAGCAGTATACATTTCCAGAGTTCTGAAAAAGTTTATTCTGATCATTTTCGCCAATGTTCACATTGTTTTTATGGAGAGGAGGATTTTTGGAGGTTCTtactctgtcattttttttttttctgatgccatCCAAAGTTAATATGTAAAACACTTAAGACAATGTCTGGCAGGTA
The genomic region above belongs to Myotis daubentonii chromosome 16, mMyoDau2.1, whole genome shotgun sequence and contains:
- the CACNG1 gene encoding voltage-dependent calcium channel gamma-1 subunit, which codes for MSQTRTLKVRLTLFCILVGIVLAMVAVVTDHWAVLSPQVEHHSAVCEAAHFGLWRICTKSIIVSGSKDKSCGPITLPGEKNCSYFRHFNPGESSEIFEFTTQKEYSISAAAIAIFSLVFIIMGTICVLLSFTKKRDYLLRPASMFYAFAGLCIFVSVEVLRQSVKRMIDSEDTVWIEYYYSWSFACACSAFVLLFLGGLALLLFSLPRMPQNPWESCMDSEPEH